The following proteins are encoded in a genomic region of Channa argus isolate prfri chromosome 3, Channa argus male v1.0, whole genome shotgun sequence:
- the atg4da gene encoding cysteine protease atg4da yields the protein MNSISPSAAQYIGGVMQDELVESRRQQPMERQSSFGLRLPQVPDSSREAPGEPDEMDKLKAKLMSAWNNVKYGWTVKSKTSFNKISPVTVMGHSFLLNSEDEVERFRLAFVSRIWLTYRREFPQLEGSTWTTDCGWGCMLRSGQMLLAQGLLVHLLPKDWVWPDAQQLTDVDFELFRPRSPVRAGGVPIPSFGSPRGSNTPEKSLPSDQVPKSSPRKRPECVRDRQAEPIHCKLLTWFGDHPLAPFGVHQLVEIGKSSGKKAGDWYGPSIVAHILRKAVAKSSVIQNLAVYVAQDCTVYKKDVVRLCDESLSNASSDLSSQIWKSVIILVPVRLGGEALNPSYIECVKNILKLECCIGIIGGKPKHSLFFIGFQDEQLLYLDPHYCQPVVDVTQVNFSLESFHCSSPKKMPFSRMDPSCTIGFYAKNKKDFESLCSAVSVALSSSKEKYPIFTFVEGQGQDYRLEGHGSNHSGSAAHILPPGKLGKSNDRRNSDEFVFL from the exons ATGAACTCCATTTCCCCCAGTGCAGCACAGTACATAGGAGGTGTGATGCAGGATGAACTGGTGGAGAGCCGGAGGCAGCAGCCCATGGAGCGGCAAAGCAGCTTTGGGCTCAGGTTGCCTCAGGTTCCAGATTCCAGCAGAGAAGCTCCTGGGGAGCCCGATGAGATGGACAAACTGAAAGCCAAACTGATGTCTGCATGGAACAACGTCAAATATG GTTGGACTGTGAAGTCTAAAACATCCTTCAACAAGATTTCACCAGTCACTGTCATGGGGCATTCCTTTCTCCTCAACAGTGAGG ACGAGGTAGAGAGGTTTCGTCTGGCTTTTGTGTCAAGGATCTGGCTGACCTACAGGAGGGAATTCCCTCAGCTGGAGGGCTCCACCTGGACCACAGACTGTGGCTGGGGCTGTATGCTGCGCAGTGGCCAAATGCTTCTGGCACAGGGACTCCTGGTCCATTTGTTGCCAAAAG ATTGGGTTTGGCCAGATGCTCAGCAGCTAACTGACGTGGACTTTGAGTTGTTTAGACCACGTTCCCCAGTCCGAGCTGGTGGCGTCCCCATCCCTTCCTTTGGCTCTCCACGAGGATCCAACACCCCCGAAAAGTCTCTGCCAAGTGATCAAGTTCCCAAATCCAGCCCAAGAAAGAGACCTGAGTGTGTAAGGGACAGGCAAGCAGAGCCCATCCACTGCAAGTTGCTCACCTGGTTCGGGGATCATCCCCTAGCCCCTTTTGGAGTTCACCAGCTGGTGGAAATTGGCAAAAGTTCAGGGAAGAAGGCCGGTGACTGGTATGGCCCCTCAATAGTGGCACACATACTACG gaaagcTGTAGCTAAATCCTCTGTAATCCAGAACCTGGCTGTGTATGTAGCTCAGGATTGTACAG TGTACAAAAAGGATGTGGTGCGTCTATGTGATGAGTCACTAAGCAACGCTTCTTCTGATCTTTCAAGTCAAATATGGAAGTCTGTCATCATACTGGTGCCTGTCCGGCTTGGAGGGGAGGCTCTTAACCCATCATACATTGAATGTGTCAAG AACATCCTGAAGCTGGAGTGTTGTATTGGAATCATCGGAGGAAAACCTAAACATTCATTGTTCTTTATCGGCTTCCAAG ACGAACAGCTGCTTTATCTGGATCCTCACTACTGCCAACCTGTGGTGGATGTAACACAAGTCAACTTCTCACTGGAG TCCTTCCACTGTAGCTCTCCCAAAAAAATGCCCTTCAGCCGAATGGATCCCAGCTGTACCATTGGGTTTTATGCCAAGAACAAGAAGGACTTTGAGTCTTTATGTTCTGCTGTTAGTGTG GCCCTGTCATCATCTAAAGAGAAGTACCCCATCTTTACCTTCGTAGAGGGCCAGGGTCAGGACTATCGACTGGAGGGCCACGGCAGCAATCATAGTGGTTCTGCAGCTCATATACTGCCCCCAGGAAAACTGGGCAAGAGTAACGACAGACGAAACAGTGACgagtttgtctttctttaa